From one Cyprinus carpio isolate SPL01 chromosome B3, ASM1834038v1, whole genome shotgun sequence genomic stretch:
- the camsap3 gene encoding calmodulin-regulated spectrin-associated protein 3 isoform X2 has product MVDSNAMRKTFVVPDIKPLDQYDLPRAKICASVGWLLAKSYGNAENVPVELRDPFYCDQYEQEHLKPPVTRLLLSPELYCRTYGLLLGGSPGAEGPPKDIPALLQVLGRKGLAPKDQNAPVTEAELQQKPIKMSAHLELMDALMAVGAMETVSTVLATGSSELLGTDATWDRALLSWVNTLNQKLKEQTEGTQNDASQPSTEPEPVQPSCPTRWYWKLVPIRYRKDRMQTKLKPYFPVVNEVKDLSNGCAIAAVIHHYCPGLLRLEDACMKDSMSVADSLYNLQLIREFCDSCLKSCCPLELEDMLYSPAELKTNILSFLAELLYWFEVSKPEFVQPLQDSELTETSGRTRNGNSRSSNSGSPSIFKMPFLPISSPVTAATGSLTQSTSMSHVEAPGRTWTKKPLSRPLSSAVSFSIPFGLDSDVDIVMGNPVITRSVSSDNLNPAGQSMTHVPYTPPEDLSHLLSKAPGPNGPQRASWATRTRPMLAEENGIDDSETGELPTIEEALQIIHNEEKMEPRLHPDGAPDGFYLHSPDDSATARLNGSPVTLSSSAPSRSGMLYHRSSGVPPEPSRTRHPSEGSRDDDSVLRDGSVDSDASEDLPKTHSTPATPASGPRITQPRGEETPDSGVRMTNFAKRKKKLVSEQVRPNEPQAPQMTTWAKKSEESPSKSPALSTEMSELGARLEEKRKAIEAQKKRIEAIFAKHRQRLGKTAFLQLKKEQEDGEGRQGEVGTSSVEDDVSRLALEEKLARLESEEHQEEEQLKKGPSVEEEGNIKPSVQQDHPVEKEKAGVGVPGGKGTAPLGDYNNAVSKLSAALNSLQNDMQRLSEQQNQLMKKKADPNNQAWVIPPSSKPSTPSRLSRESTRDLPSASSSPSPSRRIASHTAPPKSPASHRRAQSAPPKSPKLHHHPRPAELKTPVSTRVITAPQSVDNLPHLRRVSQWQCRDQNSSSFSIGTSSQSESRSSSSLARPEDNFSDTGSSEDQTIFSMDLDSGSSQILPRKERQGGGSSSGAPSECSFESDIPAAGFNGKRNSLIEISLSSLKALEGEEADQGQDIFSDSMSDQTEPETRGGVGFFFKDEARPEDEMERRRAALLEKQQKRAEEIKRRRQEQEREREASRPSSVDEPRRGEERPRTPSTPPPPRTPPPEGTSHRRGDFTRQEYERRHQLKIMEDLDKVLRQKPTTVRGVKKQRPKTVFRDDSDLSRSPAKGFMGSRLNKVYSHSTMNLSSVANDNGTLTVRKSPSRSHSPSRLRSPSRLAAQNGDWENASTISSPASIPEYTGPKLYKEPSFKSNKFIIHNAISRCCLAGKVNEPQKNKIVEEMEKSSANHFLILFRDASCQFRAVYTMNPETEEMVRLTGTGPRVISPTMVESIYKYSSDRKQFTAIPSKTMSMSVDAFTIPNHLWERKRPGTPKKLGTPK; this is encoded by the exons AGTGCCCACTTGGAGTTGATGGATGCCTTAATGGCAGTGGGTGCCATGGAGACGGTGAGCACAGTCTTGGCGACTGGCAGTTCGGAGCTGCTTGGTACAGATGCAACCTGGGACAGAGCCCTGCTTTCCTGGGTGAACACG CTGAATCAAAAACTGAAAGAACAAACAGAAGGCACACAAAATGACGCATCTCAGCCTAGTACTGAACCAGAGCCTGTTCAACCTTCG TGTCCCACCCGCTGGTACTGGAAACTTGTTCCT ATCCGGTACAGGAAGGACAGGATGCAGACTAAGCTCAAACCCTATTTTCCTGTGGTAAATGAAGTGAAGGATCTCTCAAACGGATGTGctattgctgcagtaattcaccATTACTGTCCTGGTCTACTGAGATTAGAAG ATGCATGTATGAAGGACTCCATGTCTGTGGCTGACAGCCTGTACAACCTACAGCTGATTCGGGAGTTCTGTGACAGCTGTTTGAAGAGCTGCTGCCCTCTAGAGTTGGAGGATATGCTCTACAGCCCAGCAGAATTAAAG ACAAACATACTGAGCTTTCTGGCAGAGCTCTTGTATTGGTTTGAGGTCTCAAAGCCAGAGTTTGTTCAGCCCCTGCAGGACTCTGAGCTGACTG AAACATCTGGAAGGACCAGAAATGGCAACAGCAGGTCAAGCAACAG TGGTTCTCCATCTATTTTCAAAATGCCTTTCCTGCCCATCTCTTCCCCTGTGACTGCAGCAACAG GATCTCTGACTCAGTCTACCTCAATGTCTCATGTAGAGGCACCAGGAAGAACGTGGACTAAGAAACCACTTAG CCGTCCCCTGTCCTCTGCTGTGTCCTTTAGTATTCCTTTTGGACTGGACAGTGATGTGGACATTGTGATGGGAAACCCTGTTATAACTCGATCTGTCAGTTCGGACAATCTTAACCCTGCTGGTCAGTCCATGACACATGTCCCATACACACCCCCAGAGGACCTCAGCCACTTGCTTAGTAAAGCTCCTGGGCCTAATGGCCCTCAAAGAGCTTCTTGGGCCACTCGAACTCGTCCGATGCTAGCTGAAGAGAACGGCATTGATGATAGTGAAACAGGAGAGCTACCAACCATTGAAGAGGCACTGCAGATCATCCACAACGAAGAGAAGATGGAGCCTCGCCTTCACCCGGACGGGGCACCCGATGGTTTCTACCTGCATTCACCAGATGATTCAGCAACTGCTAGACTTAATGGCAGCCCAGTGACTCTCAGCTCTTCAGCCCCATCCCGCTCAGGAATGCTCTACCACCGATCCTCAGGAGTCCCGCCAGAGCCCAGCCGCACCAGACACCCCTCAGAGGGATCCAGAGATGACGACTCCGTATTAAGAGATGGAAGTGTGGATTCGGATGCCTCGGAAGATCTTCCAAAAACTCACTCCACCCCTGCCACACCCGCCTCAGGCCCTCGCATAACACAACCGCGTGGTGAAGAGACACCGGATAGCGGTGTTAGGATGACCAATTTTGCCAAACGGAAGAAGAAACTTGTTTCAGAGCAGGTACGACCCAATGAACCACAGGCCCCACAGATGACTACATGGGCCAAGAAATCAGAGGAGAGTCCCAGTAAGAGTCCTGCTCTCAGCACTGAAATGTCAGAGCTAGGGGCGAGGCTGGAGGAGAAGCGGAAGGCTATTGAGGCTCAGAAGAAGCGTATAGAGGCCATCTTTGCCAAACACCGGCAACGGCTGGGAAAAACTGCCTTCCTGCAGTTAAAGAAGGAGCAGGAGGATGGGGAAGGACGTCAAGGGGAGGTTGGTACCTCCTCTGTAGAAGATGATGTCAGCCGTTTGGCACTAGAGGAGAAACTGGCACGCTTGGAGAGCGAGGAGCACCAAGAGGAGGAACAGTTGAAAAAGGGCCCCTCAGTAGAAGAAGAGGGGAATATCAAGCCCTCTGTCCAACAGGACCATCCAGTAGAGAAAGAAAAAGCTGGAGTAGGAGTTCCTGGAGGAAAAGGCACGGCCCCTCTGGGAGATTACAACAACGCTGTGTCTAAACTAAGTGCTGCTCTCAATTCTCTCCAAAACGATATGCAGCGCCTCTCGGAGCAGCAGAACCAGCTGATGAAGAAGAAGGCAGATCCTAACAACCAGGCTTGGGTCATCCCACCCAGCTCCAAACCCTCAACACCTTCTCGTTTGTCAAGGGAGTCCACTCGTGACCTGCCCTCTGCCTCCTCTTCTCCTTCCCCATCTCGCAGGATTGCAAGTCACACCGCTCCCCCCAAATCACCTGCATCCCACCGTAGGGCACAGTCTGCACCTCCAAAGAGCCCCAAACTGCATCACCACCCTCGGCCTGCAGAGCTCAAGACTCCTGTTTCCACAAGAGTTATAACTGCCCCTCAAAGTGTGGACAACCTTCCTCATTTGCGAAGAGTTTCCCAATGGCAATGCAGGGATCAGAACTCATCCTCTTTCAGCATAGGTACCTCCAGTCAGAGTGAGTCACGCTCATCTTCGTCCCTGGCTAGACCAGAGGACAACTTCTCAGACACCGGCTCCAGTGAGGACCAAACAATCTTCAGTATGGATCTGGATAGCGGATCTTCACAGATTCTGCCCCGAAAGGAGCGACAGGGTGGTGGCAGCAGCTCAGGTGCTCCTTCTGAGTGCTCCTTTGAGAGTGACATTCCAGCAGCGGGTTTCAATGGCAAGCGCAACAGCCTTATCGAGATCTCACTGTCCTCTCTCAAAGCATTAGAGGGTGAAGAAGCCGATCAGGGCCAGGATATCTTCTCAGATTCAATGAGCGACCAAACAGAGCCGGAAACTAGGGGTGGAGTTGGATTCTTCTTCAAG GATGAAGCTCGACCTGAGGATGAGATGGAGAGGAGAAGAGCTGCATTACTTgagaaacaacaaaagagagcAGAGGAGATAAAGAGAAGAAGACAGGAACAAGAAAGGGAGAGGGAGGCAAG TAGGCCATCTTCAGTGGATGAGCCTcgcagaggagaggagagacccCGAACTCCTTCTACCCCTCCGCCTCCACGCACTCCTCCACCAGAGGGCACTTCTCATCGGCGTGGAGACTTCACCCGCCAGGAGTATGAACGGCGACATCAGCTAAAAATAATGGAGGATCTAGATAAAGTTCTCCGCCAGAAACCCACTACAGTAAGAGGCGTCAAGAAGCAGAGGCCCAAAACAGTGTTCAGAGATGACTCCGACCTCTCTCGCAGCCCTGCCAAAGGGTTTATGG GTTCTAGACTAAATAAAGTTTACTCCCATTCAACAATGAATCTGTCCTCCGTGGCCAATGACAATGGAACACTAACTGTCAGAAAATCTCCAAG TCGTTCTCATTCACCATCCAGACTGCGATCTCCAAGCCGTCTTGCTGCACAGAATGGGGACTGGGAAAATGCATCTACTATTTCATCCCCAGCTTCAATCCCAGAATACACGG GACCGAAACTCTACAAGGAGCCAAGCTTCAAGTCCAATAAGTTCATCATCCATAATGCCATCTCTCGCTGTTGTTTGGCAGGCAAGGTCAACgaaccacaaaaaaacaagatTGTAGAG GAAATGGAGAAAAGCTCTGCGAACCATTTCCTCATCCTGTTCCGGGACGCCAGCTGTCAGTTCCGGGCGGTTTACACCATGAACCCCGAAACGGAGGAGATGGTTAGGCTCACAGGTACTGGGCCACGTGTTATCAGTCCCACTATGGTGGAGTCGATCTACAAGTACAGCTCTGACCGCAAGCAGTTCACTGCCATCCCGTCCAAGACCATGTCCATGAGCGTGGATGCCTTCACCATTCCCAACCACCTATGGGAGCGCAAGCGCCCAGGAACCCCAAAGAAGCTCGGGACCCCAAAATAA
- the camsap3 gene encoding calmodulin-regulated spectrin-associated protein 3 isoform X1 translates to MVDSNAMRKTFVVPDIKPLDQYDLPRAKICASVGWLLAKSYGNAENVPVELRDPFYCDQYEQEHLKPPVTRLLLSPELYCRTYGLLLGGSPGAEGPPKDIPALLQVLGRKGLAPKDQNAPVTEAELQQKPIKMSAHLELMDALMAVGAMETVSTVLATGSSELLGTDATWDRALLSWVNTLNQKLKEQTEGTQNDASQPSTEPEPVQPSCPTRWYWKLVPIRYRKDRMQTKLKPYFPVVNEVKDLSNGCAIAAVIHHYCPGLLRLEDACMKDSMSVADSLYNLQLIREFCDSCLKSCCPLELEDMLYSPAELKTNILSFLAELLYWFEVSKPEFVQPLQDSELTETSGRTRNGNSRSSNSGSPSIFKMPFLPISSPVTAATGSLTQSTSMSHVEAPGRTWTKKPLSRPLSSAVSFSIPFGLDSDVDIVMGNPVITRSVSSDNLNPAGQSMTHVPYTPPEDLSHLLSKAPGPNGPQRASWATRTRPMLAEENGIDDSETGELPTIEEALQIIHNEEKMEPRLHPDGAPDGFYLHSPDDSATARLNGSPVTLSSSAPSRSGMLYHRSSGVPPEPSRTRHPSEGSRDDDSVLRDGSVDSDASEDLPKTHSTPATPASGPRITQPRGEETPDSGVRMTNFAKRKKKLVSEQVRPNEPQAPQMTTWAKKSEESPSKSPALSTEMSELGARLEEKRKAIEAQKKRIEAIFAKHRQRLGKTAFLQLKKEQEDGEGRQGEVGTSSVEDDVSRLALEEKLARLESEEHQEEEQLKKGPSVEEEGNIKPSVQQDHPVEKEKAGVGVPGGKGTAPLGDYNNAVSKLSAALNSLQNDMQRLSEQQNQLMKKKADPNNQAWVIPPSSKPSTPSRLSRESTRDLPSASSSPSPSRRIASHTAPPKSPASHRRAQSAPPKSPKLHHHPRPAELKTPVSTRVITAPQSVDNLPHLRRVSQWQCRDQNSSSFSIGTSSQSESRSSSSLARPEDNFSDTGSSEDQTIFSMDLDSGSSQILPRKERQGGGSSSGAPSECSFESDIPAAGFNGKRNSLIEISLSSLKALEGEEADQGQDIFSDSMSDQTEPETRGGVGFFFKQDEARPEDEMERRRAALLEKQQKRAEEIKRRRQEQEREREASRPSSVDEPRRGEERPRTPSTPPPPRTPPPEGTSHRRGDFTRQEYERRHQLKIMEDLDKVLRQKPTTVRGVKKQRPKTVFRDDSDLSRSPAKGFMGSRLNKVYSHSTMNLSSVANDNGTLTVRKSPSRSHSPSRLRSPSRLAAQNGDWENASTISSPASIPEYTGPKLYKEPSFKSNKFIIHNAISRCCLAGKVNEPQKNKIVEEMEKSSANHFLILFRDASCQFRAVYTMNPETEEMVRLTGTGPRVISPTMVESIYKYSSDRKQFTAIPSKTMSMSVDAFTIPNHLWERKRPGTPKKLGTPK, encoded by the exons AGTGCCCACTTGGAGTTGATGGATGCCTTAATGGCAGTGGGTGCCATGGAGACGGTGAGCACAGTCTTGGCGACTGGCAGTTCGGAGCTGCTTGGTACAGATGCAACCTGGGACAGAGCCCTGCTTTCCTGGGTGAACACG CTGAATCAAAAACTGAAAGAACAAACAGAAGGCACACAAAATGACGCATCTCAGCCTAGTACTGAACCAGAGCCTGTTCAACCTTCG TGTCCCACCCGCTGGTACTGGAAACTTGTTCCT ATCCGGTACAGGAAGGACAGGATGCAGACTAAGCTCAAACCCTATTTTCCTGTGGTAAATGAAGTGAAGGATCTCTCAAACGGATGTGctattgctgcagtaattcaccATTACTGTCCTGGTCTACTGAGATTAGAAG ATGCATGTATGAAGGACTCCATGTCTGTGGCTGACAGCCTGTACAACCTACAGCTGATTCGGGAGTTCTGTGACAGCTGTTTGAAGAGCTGCTGCCCTCTAGAGTTGGAGGATATGCTCTACAGCCCAGCAGAATTAAAG ACAAACATACTGAGCTTTCTGGCAGAGCTCTTGTATTGGTTTGAGGTCTCAAAGCCAGAGTTTGTTCAGCCCCTGCAGGACTCTGAGCTGACTG AAACATCTGGAAGGACCAGAAATGGCAACAGCAGGTCAAGCAACAG TGGTTCTCCATCTATTTTCAAAATGCCTTTCCTGCCCATCTCTTCCCCTGTGACTGCAGCAACAG GATCTCTGACTCAGTCTACCTCAATGTCTCATGTAGAGGCACCAGGAAGAACGTGGACTAAGAAACCACTTAG CCGTCCCCTGTCCTCTGCTGTGTCCTTTAGTATTCCTTTTGGACTGGACAGTGATGTGGACATTGTGATGGGAAACCCTGTTATAACTCGATCTGTCAGTTCGGACAATCTTAACCCTGCTGGTCAGTCCATGACACATGTCCCATACACACCCCCAGAGGACCTCAGCCACTTGCTTAGTAAAGCTCCTGGGCCTAATGGCCCTCAAAGAGCTTCTTGGGCCACTCGAACTCGTCCGATGCTAGCTGAAGAGAACGGCATTGATGATAGTGAAACAGGAGAGCTACCAACCATTGAAGAGGCACTGCAGATCATCCACAACGAAGAGAAGATGGAGCCTCGCCTTCACCCGGACGGGGCACCCGATGGTTTCTACCTGCATTCACCAGATGATTCAGCAACTGCTAGACTTAATGGCAGCCCAGTGACTCTCAGCTCTTCAGCCCCATCCCGCTCAGGAATGCTCTACCACCGATCCTCAGGAGTCCCGCCAGAGCCCAGCCGCACCAGACACCCCTCAGAGGGATCCAGAGATGACGACTCCGTATTAAGAGATGGAAGTGTGGATTCGGATGCCTCGGAAGATCTTCCAAAAACTCACTCCACCCCTGCCACACCCGCCTCAGGCCCTCGCATAACACAACCGCGTGGTGAAGAGACACCGGATAGCGGTGTTAGGATGACCAATTTTGCCAAACGGAAGAAGAAACTTGTTTCAGAGCAGGTACGACCCAATGAACCACAGGCCCCACAGATGACTACATGGGCCAAGAAATCAGAGGAGAGTCCCAGTAAGAGTCCTGCTCTCAGCACTGAAATGTCAGAGCTAGGGGCGAGGCTGGAGGAGAAGCGGAAGGCTATTGAGGCTCAGAAGAAGCGTATAGAGGCCATCTTTGCCAAACACCGGCAACGGCTGGGAAAAACTGCCTTCCTGCAGTTAAAGAAGGAGCAGGAGGATGGGGAAGGACGTCAAGGGGAGGTTGGTACCTCCTCTGTAGAAGATGATGTCAGCCGTTTGGCACTAGAGGAGAAACTGGCACGCTTGGAGAGCGAGGAGCACCAAGAGGAGGAACAGTTGAAAAAGGGCCCCTCAGTAGAAGAAGAGGGGAATATCAAGCCCTCTGTCCAACAGGACCATCCAGTAGAGAAAGAAAAAGCTGGAGTAGGAGTTCCTGGAGGAAAAGGCACGGCCCCTCTGGGAGATTACAACAACGCTGTGTCTAAACTAAGTGCTGCTCTCAATTCTCTCCAAAACGATATGCAGCGCCTCTCGGAGCAGCAGAACCAGCTGATGAAGAAGAAGGCAGATCCTAACAACCAGGCTTGGGTCATCCCACCCAGCTCCAAACCCTCAACACCTTCTCGTTTGTCAAGGGAGTCCACTCGTGACCTGCCCTCTGCCTCCTCTTCTCCTTCCCCATCTCGCAGGATTGCAAGTCACACCGCTCCCCCCAAATCACCTGCATCCCACCGTAGGGCACAGTCTGCACCTCCAAAGAGCCCCAAACTGCATCACCACCCTCGGCCTGCAGAGCTCAAGACTCCTGTTTCCACAAGAGTTATAACTGCCCCTCAAAGTGTGGACAACCTTCCTCATTTGCGAAGAGTTTCCCAATGGCAATGCAGGGATCAGAACTCATCCTCTTTCAGCATAGGTACCTCCAGTCAGAGTGAGTCACGCTCATCTTCGTCCCTGGCTAGACCAGAGGACAACTTCTCAGACACCGGCTCCAGTGAGGACCAAACAATCTTCAGTATGGATCTGGATAGCGGATCTTCACAGATTCTGCCCCGAAAGGAGCGACAGGGTGGTGGCAGCAGCTCAGGTGCTCCTTCTGAGTGCTCCTTTGAGAGTGACATTCCAGCAGCGGGTTTCAATGGCAAGCGCAACAGCCTTATCGAGATCTCACTGTCCTCTCTCAAAGCATTAGAGGGTGAAGAAGCCGATCAGGGCCAGGATATCTTCTCAGATTCAATGAGCGACCAAACAGAGCCGGAAACTAGGGGTGGAGTTGGATTCTTCTTCAAG CAGGATGAAGCTCGACCTGAGGATGAGATGGAGAGGAGAAGAGCTGCATTACTTgagaaacaacaaaagagagcAGAGGAGATAAAGAGAAGAAGACAGGAACAAGAAAGGGAGAGGGAGGCAAG TAGGCCATCTTCAGTGGATGAGCCTcgcagaggagaggagagacccCGAACTCCTTCTACCCCTCCGCCTCCACGCACTCCTCCACCAGAGGGCACTTCTCATCGGCGTGGAGACTTCACCCGCCAGGAGTATGAACGGCGACATCAGCTAAAAATAATGGAGGATCTAGATAAAGTTCTCCGCCAGAAACCCACTACAGTAAGAGGCGTCAAGAAGCAGAGGCCCAAAACAGTGTTCAGAGATGACTCCGACCTCTCTCGCAGCCCTGCCAAAGGGTTTATGG GTTCTAGACTAAATAAAGTTTACTCCCATTCAACAATGAATCTGTCCTCCGTGGCCAATGACAATGGAACACTAACTGTCAGAAAATCTCCAAG TCGTTCTCATTCACCATCCAGACTGCGATCTCCAAGCCGTCTTGCTGCACAGAATGGGGACTGGGAAAATGCATCTACTATTTCATCCCCAGCTTCAATCCCAGAATACACGG GACCGAAACTCTACAAGGAGCCAAGCTTCAAGTCCAATAAGTTCATCATCCATAATGCCATCTCTCGCTGTTGTTTGGCAGGCAAGGTCAACgaaccacaaaaaaacaagatTGTAGAG GAAATGGAGAAAAGCTCTGCGAACCATTTCCTCATCCTGTTCCGGGACGCCAGCTGTCAGTTCCGGGCGGTTTACACCATGAACCCCGAAACGGAGGAGATGGTTAGGCTCACAGGTACTGGGCCACGTGTTATCAGTCCCACTATGGTGGAGTCGATCTACAAGTACAGCTCTGACCGCAAGCAGTTCACTGCCATCCCGTCCAAGACCATGTCCATGAGCGTGGATGCCTTCACCATTCCCAACCACCTATGGGAGCGCAAGCGCCCAGGAACCCCAAAGAAGCTCGGGACCCCAAAATAA
- the nr5a5 gene encoding nuclear receptor subfamily 5, group A, member 5, which translates to MNISNYPLDHPQTTAIHSADYTQDLVSQEGPSTSQELKPDPDGRATQDEGCPVCGDRVSGYHYGLLTCESCKGFFKRSVQNNKRYTCADAQCCPMDPAQRKRCPYCRFQKCLAVGMKKEAVRADRMRGGRNKFGPLYRRDRQLKQQRGTYHQTNTAPYRIKIEGPQALVPAVPHDFHVLNPSPASLGSDHYHPPQPFHPSMSQSEFPMLLDCTMPRDRTLSDPALPFHTLCYPASTVHQSFHGYPPEKRELPFSYSPASVTPPAPISPTVLSTPTSTPSSTPTPAQNLTPSSTPTPSSCFLNELLQAEPDEKQLCTRVLASLQREQACRGKHDRLNTLSIMCKIADQTLFGLVEWARNSTLFKELKVEDQMVLLQSCWSELLVLDHLCRQVAYGRDGSICLITGQQIEVSTILSQAGATLSSLVSRAQDLVSKLRSLQLDREEFVSLKYLVLFNPDVKSVQDRRQVEQTQERVNRALMDHTMQTYPGHSDKFGQLLLRLPEVRSISLQVEEYLYQRHLLGDLPCNSLLTEMLHAKHT; encoded by the exons ATGAACATCTCAAACTATCCACTGGATCACCCCCAGACCACGGCCATCCACTCTGCCGATTACACACAGGACCTTGTGTCACAAGAGGGACCGTCGACAT CTCAGGAGTTAAAACCAGACCCAGACGGTAGGGCAACTCAAGATGAGGGCTGTCCTGTGTGTGGTGACAGGGTGTCAGGATATCACTATGGTCTACTCACCTGTGAGAGCTGTAAG GGCTTTTTTAAGCGCTCTGTACAGAATAACAAGCGCTATACGTGTGCAGATGCGCAGTGCTGCCCCATGGACCCAGCCCAGAGGAAACGATGTCCTTACTGCCGCTTTCAGAAATGTTTAGCTGTTGGCATGAAGAAAGAAG CTGTACGTGCGGACAGAATGAGGGGTGGGCGAAACAAGTTTGGACCTCTGTACCGACGGGACAGGCAACTGAAACAGCAAAGAGGGACCTATCACCAGACGAACACTGCCCCCTACAGGATCAAAATTGAGGGACCACAAGCACTGGTACCTGCTGTGCCTCACGATTTTCATGTCCTCAACCCCTCCCCTGCTTCTCTTGGCTCTGACCATTACCATCCACCTCAGCCCTTTCATCCCAGTATGAGCCAGTCTGAGTTTCCCATGCTGTTGGACTGCACCATGCCCAGAGACCGGACACTGTCTGATCCAGCCCTACCATTCCATACACTGTGCTATCCAGCTTCCACGGTCCATCAAAGCTTCCACGGATACCCTCCAGAGAAAAGAGAGCTCCCTTTTAGCTACAGCCCTGCTTCTGTGACACCCCCTGCTCCAATCTCACCTACTGTTCTCTCCACACCAACCTCAACTCCAAGTTCCACCCCAACTCCAGCACAGAACTTGACACCCAGTTCAACCCCAACCCCTAGTTCATGCTTCCTAAATGAGCTCCTACAAGCTGAGCCAGATGAGAAGCAGCTTTGCACGCGGGTGTTGGCAAGCCTCCAAAGAGAACAGGCCTGCCGAGGAAAACATGACCGCCTCAACACCTTAAGCATCATGTGCAAAATTGCTGACCAGACTTTGTTTGGACTGGTGGAGTGGGCAAGAAACAGCACACTGTTTAAGGAGCTTAAG GTGGAGGATCAAATGGTGTTACTGCAGAGCTGCTGGAGTGAGCTTCTTGTCCTGGATCACTTATGCAGGCAGGTGGCTTATGGGAGAGATGGCAGCATCTGTCTGATTACTGGACAGCAG ATTGAGGTATCGACCATCCTCAGTCAGGCTGGAGCAACTCTCAGTAGTTTGGTGTCCAGAGCCCAGGACCTTGTCTCCAAGCTTAGGTCACTACAACTAGACAGAGAGGAGTTTGTCTCTCTCAAATATCTGGTTCTCTTCAATCCAG ATGTTAAATCAGTACAGGATCGAAGGCAGGTAGAACAAACTCAAGAGCGTGTGAACAGGGCTTTGATGGACCACACTATGCAAACCTACCCAGGTCACTCTGACAAGTTTGGACAACTGCTGCTCCGTCTGCCAGAGGTGCGCAGCATCAGTCTACAGGTGGAGGAATACCTGtatcagcgccacctgctgggaGACCTGCCTTGCAACTCATTGCTGACTGAAATGCTTCATGCTAAGCACACATGA
- the soul5 gene encoding heme-binding protein 2 — MICMTGLILLLFAVTVDGRVGDSTSESSYCTETKECFLFDLVCAGDGYEVRHYEAAKWVTTEAESYFMEIATSRAFRKLYKYITGENEAGATIDMTAPVLIKVNNSTSMWQPSVYGLSFLLPSKYQANPPKPTDASVYLTDTPDMKVYVKSYGGWMISLVAKSQVETLKTSLDNVKATYETEYHYNVGYNSPMKIMNRHNEAWFIVKGEPVCPRSE, encoded by the exons AT gatTTGTATGACAGGATTGATCTTGCTGCTCTTTGCAGTGACAGTAGATGGAAGAGTTGG GGACTCCACTAGTGAATCCAGTTACTGCACAGAGACAAAAGAGTGCTTTCTGTTTGACTTGGTTTGTGCAGGAGATGGTTATGAG GTACGCCACTATGAAGCTGCTAAGTGGGTGACCACAGAAGCTGAATCCTATTTCATGGAAATTGCAACTTCAAGAGCATTCAGGAAACTTTATAAATACATCACCGGAGAAAATGAGGCTG GTGCAACAATTGACATGACTGCACCAGTCCTCATTAAAGTCAATAATAGCACGAGCATGTGGCAGCCATCAGTCTATGGTCTCAGCTTCCTCCTGCCCTCCAAATACCAGGCCAATCCACCCAAACCTACTGATGCCTCT GTATACTTAACAGACACTCCGGATATGAAAGTATATGTCAAGAGCTACGGGGGCTGGATGATTTCACTTGTGGCCAAATCACAGGTTGAGACTCTGAAGACGTCGCTGGACAATGTAAAAGCTACTTATGAGACAGAGTACCACTATAATGTCGGCTATAACAG cccAATGAAGATTATGAACAGACACAATGAGGCGTGGTTTATTGTTAAGGGTGAGCCTGTGTGTCCTAGGAGTGAATAA